Proteins encoded in a region of the Vitis riparia cultivar Riparia Gloire de Montpellier isolate 1030 chromosome 7, EGFV_Vit.rip_1.0, whole genome shotgun sequence genome:
- the LOC117917398 gene encoding uncharacterized protein LOC117917398, which yields MAGLSWNSPNLWLRGLEGRNEGKKGEVIYHQSGMELMQNCDLPPPVKVFAGSDKTVISSMDRICSMMGREDGTSDETNMELLRALHLSQTRAREAERKAALIAKERDSISNALLEESLQLLAYRQWVKMLEFQVSKLQSLQTKHQEQWSSVGMGGSTMGEDDNEGGMGGRGVTWIMALAFCLGIAFGCKYLF from the coding sequence ATGGCTGGATTGTCATGGAACAGTCCCAACCTGTGGTTGAGAGGTTTAGAAGGTAGGAATGAGGGGAAGAAGGGGGAGGTGATTTATCATCAGTCCGGGATGGAGCTAATGCAGAACTGCGATCTCCCTCCACCGGTTAAGGTGTTTGCAGGGTCAGATAAAACGGTCATATCATCCATGGATAGGATATGCAGCATGATGGGGCGAGAAGATGGAACAAGTGATGAGACAAATATGGAGCTATTAAGGGCGCTGCACCTTTCACAAACACGGGCTAGAGAGGCGGAGAGGAAGGCTGCGCTTATTGCAAAGGAGAGGGATTCTATTTCCAATGCTCTGCTGGAGGAGTCTCTGCAGTTATTGGCGTATCGGCAGTGGGTAAAAATGCTTGAGTTTCAAGTTTCGAAGTTGCAATCCCTGCAAACGAAACACCAAGAGCAATGGAGTTCTGTTGGGATGGGAGGATCAACCATGGGGGAAGATGATAACGAGGGGGGGATGGGGGGCCGCGGTGTGACATGGATTATGGCTTTGGCGTTTTGTTTGGGCATTGCATTTGGCTGCAAATACTTGTTTTga
- the LOC117917537 gene encoding uncharacterized protein LOC117917537 — protein MVVEMSTVMSNLTCSDLSPCLNQRHRRLCKSYSLFFSSHRVLKIKHQNPILGNQESYQFNIPFEFNARYKAIKAKGESDDLQPEDPVPPEKRSSPEWKKWMVVITLSIILPSYRHKWGPLVFLRSKVDETIETVETVTDITEDLGEDVEKIAEALENKIPDQEAKLKEAVETIDRLAKDVVKETEEAKRLIQKVEDAEKKVEKIVGIEEEREKR, from the exons ATGGTCGTAGAAATGTCAACAGTTATGTCTAACCTCACATGTTCAGATCTATCACCTTGCCTGAATCAACGACATCGCCGGCTTTGCAAATCCtactctttatttttctcttcacaTCGTGTTCTTAAGATCAAGCACCAAAACCCCATCTTGGGAAATCAAGAATCATACCAATTCAACATCCCATTCGAGTTCAATGCTAGATACAAAGCCATTAA GGCAAAGGGAGAGTCAGACGATCTCCAACCAGAGGATCCAGTTCCACCGGAAAAACGATCTTCCCCTGAAtg GAAGAAATGGATGGTGGTGATAACGTTATCTATAATTCTACCTTCATATAGGCACAAATGGGGACCATTAGTTTTCCTTCGAA GTAAGGTGGACGAAACCATAGAAACAGTGGAAACTGTGACGGATATTACTGAAGATTTGGGTGAGGATGTAGAGAAGATAGCTGAGGCATTGGAAAACAAGATTCCTGACCAGGAGGCAAAACTCAAGGAAGCTGTGGAAACAATTGACCGTCTAGCGAAAGATGTAGTGAAGGAGACTGAAGAAGCCAAACGACTCATTCAAAAG GTGGAGGACGCTGAGAAAAAGGTCGAGAAAATTGTGGGAATCgaggaggagagagaaaagagataG
- the LOC117919378 gene encoding RING-H2 finger protein ATL54-like: protein MICFKGCPRCATFCFRLLSPPSPPPPPPLRPHEISPILIFIVCTLGAVFFVVSCCTVVLKYYSGWNRSRRSDPPVQNDTHEDFIDEEQSPVVYHPIWLINTVGLQQSVIDLITVIKYNKEEGLIEGTECSVCLGEFEEDESLRLLPKCSHAFHVPCIDTWLRSHKNCPLCRAPIIHENVGSHLNAVEQDSNDSGSREDIEIDNSETHSGLGSSEVGEGGTAEVGVGVLAVEEARTNEIVRKGLPYMNAGKYELRVLSDLVDNHRASEEQIEPVRRSVSMDLSAASEIYLAMANAVPVEHEGTSDMRSVPGKKLNLEIVARQSSGNSSLYKLMKSSSIGCSLHRGPLSMKKSLSSFAKFSSRRSRSRDSILPL from the coding sequence ATGATTTGTTTTAAAGGCTGTCCTCGATGTGCAACGTTCTGTTTTAGGCTGCTTTCTCCTCCATCTCCTCCCCCTCCTCCCCCTCTTCGACCTCATGAAATTTCACCGATTTTGATCTTCATAGTGTGTACTCTTGGTGCTGTTTTTTTCGTTGTTAGCTGTTGCACTGTCGTATTGAAGTACTATTCGGGGTGGAACAGATCGAGGAGGAGTGATCCACCGGTTCAGAACGATACCCATGAGGATTTTATCGATGAGGAGCAAAGCCCGGTGGTATACCATCCCATATGGCTGATCAACACCGTGGGTCTCCAACAATCGGTTATTGATTTGATCACTGTGATTAAGTACAACAAAGAGGAGGGTTTGATCGAAGGAACGGAATGTTCCGTTTGCTTGGGTGAGTTTGAAGAAGATGAGAGTCTTCGGCTTCTGCCCAAGTGTAGCCATGCTTTTCACGTCCCTTGTATTGATACCTGGTTGAGGTCGCACAAAAATTGTCCACTGTGCCGCGCCCCTATAATCCACGAAAATGTCGGTTCCCATTTGAATGCCGTGGAGCAGGATTCCAATGATTCTGGGTCGAGGGAAGATATTGAGATTGACAATTCGGAGACTCACAGTGGGTTGGGGAGTTCTGAGGTTGGAGAAGGTGGGACTGCTGAAGTTGGGGTTGGTGTATTGGCAGTTGAAGAAGCAAGGACTAATGAGATTGTAAGGAAGGGTTTGCCATATATGAATGCTGGGAAATATGAGCTTCGGGTACTAAGTGATTTGGTTGACAATCATCGTGCCAGTGAAGAACAGATAGAACCTGTGAGGAGGTCAGTCTCCATGGATTTATCCGCTGCTTCGGAGATCTATCTTGCTATGGCTAATGCTGTTCCAGTGGAGCATGAAGGGACTTCAGATATGCGATCAGTACCGGGGAAAAAACTGAATTTGGAGATCGTTGCAAGGCAGAGTAGTGGAAATTCAAGCTTATACAAACTGATGAAAAGTTCTTCAATTGGGTGTTCTCTGCACAGGGGTCCACTTTCCATGAAGAAGTCTCTTTCATCTTTTGCCAAGTTTTCATCCAGACGCAGCAGGAGCCGGGACTCAATCCTTCCCTTGTGA